A genomic segment from uncultured Alistipes sp. encodes:
- the istA gene encoding IS21 family transposase, with translation MAGKRTEMSKIKQILLLHKDGMSNRKIGERLGLYKETVNKYVNAAKSDSKSIEELIKMDEPELQHRFSAGNAAYTDKRFDALQEDLEYYVRELERRHVTMYLLWEEYRQKHPDGYGYTQFCYHLNQHKASAAPEVSLPKSNFREGGNELFIDLAGDTMSYVDLDTGEEVKCQIFVACLPASDYGYAMAVPSQKVEDFLHALSSCLRHIGGVPRILVTDNLKSSVARPDRYMPELNVIMEDFANHYGCVTIPARSGHPKDKALVEDQVQIVYRRVYAPLRNKMFHSIRELNMAIAEKMKQHNQKRMQRLPFTREERFLSLDKPRLRELPEKDFEIIYRTELLVQNSSHIYMGRDKVYYSVPYHLTGKKVKVIYTRSLVKVFSPEGERVAVHMRCTVPGRYCTVEAHMPSYYNDYVNLSPQKYIDRAAAVSETLATVIRKIFGNNPYTVPEQYYKSCDGLFHLQRTTNPELFEKACRAAIEFDACRYPFIKNLIESKCAGLDNDEESTLFPEAHANIRGKEYFADK, from the coding sequence ATGGCAGGCAAACGAACAGAGATGAGCAAGATCAAACAAATACTATTACTTCACAAGGACGGCATGTCCAACCGGAAGATTGGGGAACGGCTTGGTCTTTACAAAGAAACGGTGAACAAATATGTCAATGCGGCGAAGTCAGACAGCAAGAGCATCGAAGAACTCATAAAGATGGACGAGCCAGAACTCCAGCACCGTTTCAGTGCAGGAAATGCCGCCTACACGGACAAGCGCTTTGATGCGCTGCAGGAAGATCTGGAGTACTATGTCAGGGAGTTGGAAAGGCGGCATGTCACCATGTACCTTCTATGGGAAGAATACCGGCAGAAACATCCGGACGGTTATGGATACACTCAGTTCTGTTACCATCTGAACCAGCACAAGGCCTCGGCAGCCCCTGAAGTGTCATTGCCGAAGAGCAACTTCAGGGAAGGTGGCAACGAGCTCTTCATCGACTTGGCAGGAGACACGATGTCGTATGTGGATCTTGATACGGGGGAAGAAGTCAAATGCCAGATCTTCGTTGCATGCCTCCCGGCATCAGACTATGGCTATGCGATGGCCGTACCAAGCCAGAAGGTGGAAGACTTCCTCCATGCGCTCTCCAGCTGTCTCAGACATATAGGAGGCGTCCCCAGGATACTTGTCACAGACAATCTGAAATCTTCTGTCGCAAGGCCTGACAGATATATGCCGGAGCTGAATGTGATAATGGAGGACTTCGCCAATCATTACGGCTGCGTAACGATACCGGCACGTTCCGGACATCCGAAGGACAAAGCCCTGGTAGAAGATCAGGTACAGATCGTCTACAGACGGGTATATGCACCTTTGCGCAATAAAATGTTCCACTCAATCCGGGAGCTGAACATGGCAATAGCCGAAAAGATGAAACAGCATAACCAGAAACGGATGCAGAGACTGCCTTTCACCAGGGAGGAACGGTTCCTGTCACTGGACAAGCCAAGACTCCGGGAGCTGCCGGAAAAGGACTTTGAGATCATATACAGGACAGAGCTTCTTGTACAGAACAGCAGTCACATCTATATGGGCAGGGACAAGGTATATTACTCTGTCCCGTATCATCTTACAGGCAAGAAAGTGAAGGTCATCTACACACGCTCCCTGGTAAAGGTCTTCTCTCCGGAAGGGGAACGTGTAGCCGTACACATGAGATGCACTGTCCCCGGACGCTACTGCACAGTGGAAGCCCACATGCCATCATATTACAACGACTATGTGAATCTGTCACCCCAGAAGTATATCGACCGTGCGGCAGCAGTGTCAGAGACACTGGCCACCGTCATCAGAAAGATCTTCGGAAACAACCCCTATACAGTTCCGGAGCAGTACTATAAATCATGTGACGGGCTGTTCCATCTCCAGCGGACCACAAACCCGGAACTCTTCGAAAAGGCATGCAGGGCTGCGATAGAGTTCGACGCATGCCGCTATCCCTTCATCAAAAACCTCATCGAAAGCAAATGCGCCGGTCTGGACAATGATGAAGAATCCACTCTGTTCCCCGAAGCACATGCAAACATAAGAGGCAAAGAATACTTTGCCGACAAATAA
- the istB gene encoding IS21-like element helper ATPase IstB, with protein sequence MNDQIYQDLKSLHLSGMAQSWMLLHETRKLGELTLQDGMAVLIQAEHDQRTNNRTARLLSQARFRYNASIEELAFNTAQGRDKNQILSLATCEYIKQGASVLVTGPAGVGKSFIASALGYQACFAGYKVRYANMQKLLEDMHMARIESKAARFFDKMAALDLLIIDDFGMKILDGQQLLDFMELIEDRHGRKSTIIASQLPVKNWYDILAKNPTIADAILDRVVKSAYRIDLNGVSMRK encoded by the coding sequence ATGAACGATCAAATCTATCAGGACTTGAAAAGTCTTCACCTTAGCGGCATGGCCCAAAGCTGGATGCTGCTCCATGAAACCCGCAAACTTGGAGAACTGACACTGCAGGACGGAATGGCCGTGCTTATCCAGGCCGAACATGACCAGAGAACAAACAACAGGACCGCCAGACTGCTCTCTCAGGCAAGGTTCCGCTACAATGCCTCAATTGAGGAACTTGCCTTCAATACGGCTCAAGGAAGAGACAAAAACCAGATCCTGTCACTGGCAACATGCGAATACATAAAACAAGGCGCATCTGTACTTGTGACAGGCCCGGCCGGAGTCGGGAAAAGCTTCATCGCTTCCGCTTTGGGATATCAGGCCTGCTTCGCCGGATACAAGGTCAGATATGCCAATATGCAGAAACTCCTGGAGGATATGCATATGGCAAGAATAGAATCCAAGGCTGCCCGGTTCTTTGACAAGATGGCTGCACTTGACCTGCTTATCATCGATGACTTCGGAATGAAGATACTTGACGGACAGCAGTTGCTTGACTTTATGGAGCTTATAGAAGACAGGCACGGGAGAAAGTCGACAATCATAGCCAGCCAACTTCCTGTCAAGAACTGGTATGATATACTTGCTAAGAATCCGACAATAGCGGATGCCATACTCGACAGAGTAGTCAAATCTGCATATAGAATAGATCTCAACGGAGTGAGTATGAGAAAATAG